GCCGCGCAGACGGGCGCCAGGGATGCGGCACGCGAAGTGCAGGCATCGATCGAGCGCCTGTTCTACTGGGCCGCCTGGGCCGACAAATACGACGGCCTGGCGCACCAGCCGCCGATGCACGGCATCACCGTCGCGCTGAACGAACCGGTGGGCGTGATCGGCATCGTGTGCCCGAACGAGAACCCGCTGCTGGGCTTCATCTCGCTCGTGGCGCCCGCGCTGGCGCTGGGCAACCGCGTGATCGCGGTGCCGTCGGAAGTGCATCCGCTCTCGAGCGTGGACCTGTACCAGGTGCTCGATACGTCCGACCTGCCGGGCGGCGCGCTGAACATCGTCACCGGCAGCCACGACGAACTGGCGCGCACCCTGGCGTCGCACTTCGACGTGGATGCCGTGTGGCGCCACGACGGTTCGGCGGAAGGGTGCGCGGAAGTGGAGCGCCTGGCGGCCGAGTCGCTGAAGCGCACGTGGACGGGCGGCGCGAAAGGGCGCGACTGGTTCGATGCGAAGCAGGCGGGTGGGCGCACGGTGCTGCAACATGCGAGCCAGGTGAAAAACGTGTGGATTCCGTACGGCGTTTAAGGCCCGGAACCCCGAAACCGTCATTCCCGCGCAGGCGGGAATCCATACGGAAGCGCCGAAGTCGGTCGACTGCGTATCGTCGCGCCTGAGCGGACTTCGACAGCTCAGCATGGGTTCCCGCTTCCGCGGGAACGACGTGTAGAGATCACTCTTATACGGGAAATATCATGTTCCTCCCCCAAGAAATCGTCCGCAAAAAGCGCGACGGTGGCACGCTCACCGCGGAAGAGATCCGCTTCTTCGTACGCGGCATCCCCGACGGCAGCGTCACCGAAGGCCAGATCGCCGCGCTCGCGATGGCCGTCTACTTCAACGACATGACGATGGACGAGCGCGTCGCCTTCACGCTGGCGATGCGCGATTCCGGCCAAGTCATGGAATGGAAATCGCTGAACCTGCCCGGTCCCGTGGTCGACAAGCACTCGACGGGCGGCGTGGGCGACGTCGTCTCGCTGATGCTCGGCCCGATGATCGCGGCATGCGGCGGTTTCGTGCCGATGATTTCCGGCCGCGGCCTCGGCCACACGGGCGGCACGCTCGACAAATTCGATTCGATTCCCGGCTATTGCACCGTGCCGGACCCGGAACTGTTCCGCAAGGTGGTGAAGGAGATCGGCGTCGCCATCATCGGCCAGACCGCGCAGCTGGCGCCGGCCGACAAGCGTTTCTACAGCATCCGCGACACGACGGCCACCGTGGAATCCGTCGCCATGATCACCGGCTCGATCCTGTCGAAGAAGCTGGCGGCCGGCCTGGACGCGCTCGTCATGGACGTCAAGGCCGGCAGCGGCGCGTTCATGCCGACGTATGAAAAATCCGTCGAGCTGGCCGAATCCATCGTCCACGTCGGCAACGGCGCCGGCACCCGCACGTCCGCGATCCTGACCGGCATGAACGAGTCGCTGTGCCCGGCGGCCGGCAATGCCGTCGAGGTGCGCGTGGCGATCGATTACCTGACCGGCGCAGCGCGTCCGGCGCGCCTGCACGAGGTGACGATGGCCCTGTGCGCCGAGATGCTCGTGCTGTCCGGCCTCGCGGCCACCGAGGAGGCGGCGCGCGCGAAACTGCAGCATGCGCTCGATTCGGGCGAAGCGGCCGAGCGTTTCGCGCGCATGGTGACCGCATTGGGCGGCCCGGCCGACCTGATGGACAATCCGGATGCGCACCTCGCCAAGGCCCCGATCGTCGTGCCCGTGCCCGCGCTGGAAAGCGGCTATGCGTACGCGACGGATTGCCGCGGCCTGGGCCTGGCCGTCGTCGGCCTGGGCGGCGGGCGTATCCGTCCGCAAGACCCGATCGACTTCGCCGTCGGCCTCACGGGCCTCGTCGAGCTGGGCACGAAGATCGAAGCCGGCCAGCCGCTGGCGCTCGTGCACGCGCGCACGCAGGATGCCGCCGAACGGGCCGTGCGCGAAGTGCAGGCGGCGTATCGCATCGCGCAAGAACAACCGGCTGCGCAGCCGATGATCTACAAAACGATTCGTCCGTAATCGACAGCATGGTCACCGTCGCTCCCACGCAGGCGGGAACAGCCCAGCGGGCTGTTCCCGCCAAGTCTGCCGGCGTCTCGACAGCGCGAGCAAATTGGGGCGAGCGCCGGT
This genomic stretch from Massilia putida harbors:
- the deoA gene encoding thymidine phosphorylase, producing MFLPQEIVRKKRDGGTLTAEEIRFFVRGIPDGSVTEGQIAALAMAVYFNDMTMDERVAFTLAMRDSGQVMEWKSLNLPGPVVDKHSTGGVGDVVSLMLGPMIAACGGFVPMISGRGLGHTGGTLDKFDSIPGYCTVPDPELFRKVVKEIGVAIIGQTAQLAPADKRFYSIRDTTATVESVAMITGSILSKKLAAGLDALVMDVKAGSGAFMPTYEKSVELAESIVHVGNGAGTRTSAILTGMNESLCPAAGNAVEVRVAIDYLTGAARPARLHEVTMALCAEMLVLSGLAATEEAARAKLQHALDSGEAAERFARMVTALGGPADLMDNPDAHLAKAPIVVPVPALESGYAYATDCRGLGLAVVGLGGGRIRPQDPIDFAVGLTGLVELGTKIEAGQPLALVHARTQDAAERAVREVQAAYRIAQEQPAAQPMIYKTIRP